DNA sequence from the Treponema sp. OMZ 838 genome:
ACGAATTGGGGTGTCAGAGAGTACTGCATTATAGTAGTCATAAAACTTTAAGGAGGGTTGTGTTATGAAAAAGAAGATTTTATGTATGTTGATCGGTTTAACACTTATGGCGCCGCTCGTGTTTTCCGATGGAGTCGATTTTTCGGCACAAGTGAGTCCTGTCGGATTTATGAATTTCAACGTGTGGACAAAGTATGATAAAGATACCATTAACAATGCATCTGCACAGATAAAAGAAATATTCAACGACTATAATAAGTTCTTTCACGACGGCTATAATATGTATACCTTAGGAGCGGATCTTAGAATAAGCGGTGCGTATCTTACCCTGAATGTGGGACTTCCCCGTAAAATTAGTATCGATGATATAAAAAATTTCGGGGGAACATTAAAGAACAATTCGTTTATTTTTAACGGACAGCTTGGCTATGGGGGAACTTTCTTTAAAGATTCTCCCATCAATTTGTTTGTTGGGGGCGGTGTAGGATTTGACCTCATCAGAACAACGAGAGATATTCCGGCTGGCACATTACTTTTGGCTAACTGGACAGAAGACCGTCTCATTGGTTTATTGGGACTCGGCCTTAATGTCGGGGTAAGTTTTTACTTTCTGCCTCATGTAGGTATTTTTGCAGGCGTTACGGATAATCTTTCGTTCGTACAGGTGTCTAACCAGCAATATTATACAAATGCCGGCCTCTCTGTTTACTTCAAGGATGGCGCGAAGGATATTAAAAAGATGACATCGGGGCTTTTGGCAAACAATTTTACCGCACGGTTAGGGATTGCTTTTAAGCTGTAGAGACTCCTTGGGCAATATCTTTGTTGCATTGTGTTTGTGCGCTTAATTCGAATTTCTTGTCCTGCTTGTCTTTTTATTCTTCCTTTCGTATACTGTTGTGAATGGAACCGATTATTCTTGCATCAAAGTCACCCCAGCGGCAGGACATCCTTAAGCGTTTAAACATTCCGTTTATCAGTATCCCGTCGGAGGCCGATGAATCCATCGCCTCCGATCTTCCTCCCGAAAAAGCAGTAGAACAGATCGCATTGCGGAAGGCTGAAGCAGTGCTCCGTTCGCCGCTAAAAATCAATACACCGTGGATTATATCTGCCGATACACTTATCTTTTCTAATGGTACGCACATGGGTAAACCTGCCGATATTGATGATGCCCGTAAGATGCTGCAATCGTATTCAAATACGGCGCATAAGGTTATAACGGCGATTTGTTGCTATGACGAAAAATTACAGCACATTTCAACCCGAATCAGTAGTTCTCACGTATTTTTTAAGACATTATCAGAGGCTGAAATCGATTGGTACCTGAGTACCGGGGAATGGCAGGGGGCTGCAGGAGGATACCGTATACAAGGAACCGCAGCTTGTTTTATTACAAAAATAGAGGGTTCATACAGCGGAATTGTAGGCTTGCCTATTTATGAATTATATGATATTTTGACCGAACACGGCTACAGTTTTACCTAAGAACAGCAGCCGTGCAAATATCCTAAAATGCAGAGGAAAATTTCTAAAATCTCACTACGTTTTCAGAAACGCCTTGAATGCATTTTTAGAGAAATAGAGAAGGATGGGCTTAAAAAGCTCGTGAAGGAGTAACCATGGCAGTAGTAACCATGAAAAACCTGCTTGAATCCGGTGTTCATTTCGGACATCAGGTAAAGCGCTGGGATCCGCGAATGAAAAAATACATTTTTGCGGAGCGGAACGGTATCCACATTATTGATTTGCAGAAAACTATCACTGCAATCCGTGAGGCGTATGACGCGGTACGGAAGACAACCGCAGCAGGAAAATCCGTCTTATTCGTTGGAACTAAAAAACAAGTACAGCAAACCATTGCAAAAGAAGCTGAACGCTGCGGTATGTTCTATGTTAATAACCGCTGGCTCGGGGGAATGCTGACAAACTTTTCTACCATCAAAAAAAGCCTCGCTCGTCTTAAGAAAATTGAAAAAATGGAAAACGACGGCACTTTTGACAGCCTGACTAAAAAAGAAGTCGCCGTGCTGCAGAAAGAAAAAGCCAAGCTCGAAAAGAACCTCGGCGGTATCAAAGAGATGAAAGATCTCCCGGGCATTATCTTTATCATCGATACACGGAAAGAAACTATCGCAATCAGCGAAGCCCGCCGCATGGGAATCCCGATTGTCGCAGTAGTTGACACAAACTGTAACCCCGAAGGTATCGACTATCCGATTCCGGGTAACGATGATGCTATCCGTTCGATTTCTTTGTTCACTCAGATTATTGCCAATGCCGTTATCGAAGCTGATAACGAAAGCGGTCTCAAGATTATCGAAAATCTGCAAGACGGAGAGGAAGGATTCAGTGATTCCAATATCGATCCGTATCAAGATCGTGAAGATGAAGAGATTACCGATTATTCCAACTACACCCCTTCAGAAAAGAACGATCATGAAGAAGATTCGGATGATGGAAGCAGTTCTTTAATTGATGAAGAT
Encoded proteins:
- a CDS encoding DUF2715 domain-containing protein, translating into MKKKILCMLIGLTLMAPLVFSDGVDFSAQVSPVGFMNFNVWTKYDKDTINNASAQIKEIFNDYNKFFHDGYNMYTLGADLRISGAYLTLNVGLPRKISIDDIKNFGGTLKNNSFIFNGQLGYGGTFFKDSPINLFVGGGVGFDLIRTTRDIPAGTLLLANWTEDRLIGLLGLGLNVGVSFYFLPHVGIFAGVTDNLSFVQVSNQQYYTNAGLSVYFKDGAKDIKKMTSGLLANNFTARLGIAFKL
- the rpsB gene encoding 30S ribosomal protein S2; protein product: MAVVTMKNLLESGVHFGHQVKRWDPRMKKYIFAERNGIHIIDLQKTITAIREAYDAVRKTTAAGKSVLFVGTKKQVQQTIAKEAERCGMFYVNNRWLGGMLTNFSTIKKSLARLKKIEKMENDGTFDSLTKKEVAVLQKEKAKLEKNLGGIKEMKDLPGIIFIIDTRKETIAISEARRMGIPIVAVVDTNCNPEGIDYPIPGNDDAIRSISLFTQIIANAVIEADNESGLKIIENLQDGEEGFSDSNIDPYQDREDEEITDYSNYTPSEKNDHEEDSDDGSSSLIDEDELYGDR
- a CDS encoding nucleoside triphosphate pyrophosphatase — its product is MEPIILASKSPQRQDILKRLNIPFISIPSEADESIASDLPPEKAVEQIALRKAEAVLRSPLKINTPWIISADTLIFSNGTHMGKPADIDDARKMLQSYSNTAHKVITAICCYDEKLQHISTRISSSHVFFKTLSEAEIDWYLSTGEWQGAAGGYRIQGTAACFITKIEGSYSGIVGLPIYELYDILTEHGYSFT